A single region of the Mycobacterium avium subsp. avium genome encodes:
- a CDS encoding alkyl sulfatase dimerization domain-containing protein codes for MAGIHRERPGAGDLAAATGAPATPLGDDVWMSPGVSNSYAVATDDGRVIVNTGLVFEGPLHRKAFADVPGPARAIIVTQGHADHWGGVNALRDRADDGDDGDDRGTDIVMHRNYRYWRDDNALLMGYRVPKTSFAFQKFSDAMLEHFKTIEPAALDFTFPEPTVTFDQRMNLRVGGRAFELAWTPGGETTDALVVWLPEERILFTGNLFGPLFGHVPNLMTIRGDRYRDPILYIESLNTVLEFGPQRLITGHFAPIEGADRIAEEVTAMRDAMRAVHDRTAELMNSGADLYTAMREVRVPERFDIGEGYGKTSWNVRAIWEMYTGWFRHRSTTELYGVPPDSVAADLVDAAGAETLAEAARAHLDAGRPVQALHLTDLVLAAEPAHARARAVAADAHEALLAGTENFWEKAWLTKSIRELRDPE; via the coding sequence ATGGCTGGGATTCACCGGGAGCGACCCGGAGCCGGCGATCTGGCGGCCGCCACCGGCGCCCCGGCGACGCCGCTGGGCGACGACGTCTGGATGTCACCCGGGGTCTCGAACTCCTATGCGGTGGCCACCGACGACGGGCGGGTGATCGTCAACACCGGCCTGGTCTTCGAAGGGCCGTTGCACCGCAAGGCATTTGCCGACGTCCCCGGTCCGGCGCGGGCCATCATCGTCACCCAGGGACACGCCGACCACTGGGGTGGCGTGAACGCGCTGCGCGACCGCGCCGACGACGGCGACGACGGCGACGACCGTGGCACCGACATCGTCATGCATCGCAACTATCGGTACTGGCGCGACGACAACGCGCTGCTGATGGGCTACCGGGTGCCCAAGACGTCGTTCGCGTTCCAGAAGTTCTCCGACGCCATGCTCGAGCACTTCAAGACCATCGAGCCCGCCGCGCTCGACTTCACCTTCCCCGAGCCGACCGTTACCTTCGACCAGCGCATGAACCTGCGTGTCGGCGGGCGCGCCTTCGAGCTGGCGTGGACGCCGGGCGGGGAGACCACCGACGCGTTGGTGGTGTGGCTGCCCGAGGAGCGAATCCTGTTCACCGGCAACCTGTTCGGGCCGCTGTTCGGCCATGTGCCGAACCTGATGACCATCCGCGGCGACCGGTACCGCGACCCCATTCTCTACATCGAGTCGTTGAACACCGTGCTGGAGTTCGGGCCGCAGCGACTGATCACCGGTCACTTCGCCCCCATCGAGGGCGCCGACCGCATCGCCGAGGAAGTCACCGCGATGCGCGACGCCATGCGGGCCGTGCACGACCGCACCGCCGAGCTGATGAATTCCGGCGCCGACCTGTACACGGCCATGCGCGAGGTCAGGGTGCCCGAGCGGTTCGACATCGGCGAGGGGTACGGCAAGACCTCGTGGAATGTGCGGGCCATCTGGGAGATGTACACCGGATGGTTCCGGCACCGCTCCACTACCGAGTTGTACGGTGTGCCACCGGATTCCGTCGCGGCCGACCTGGTCGACGCCGCCGGCGCCGAAACGCTGGCCGAGGCGGCCCGCGCTCACCTGGACGCCGGGCGGCCGGTGCAGGCGCTGCATCTCACCGACCTCGTCCTGGCCGCCGAACCGGCGCACGCCCGGGCGCGTGCGGTCGCCGCCGACGCCCACGAGGCGCTGCTGGCCGGCACCGAAAACTTCTGGGAGAAAGCCTGGCTCACCAAATCGATCCGCGAATTGAGGGACCCGGAATGA
- a CDS encoding SOS response-associated peptidase, whose protein sequence is MCGRFAVTTDPAQLAQKIKAIDETTGAAPSDTAPNYNVAPTSTIATVVSRHSEPEDEPTRRVRLMRWGLVPPWAKAGRDGAPETKGPMLINARADKVTSSPAFRVSAKSKRCLIPMDGYYEWRINSDAAAGKKPRKTPFFMYSEDGEPLFMAGLWSVWKPAKDAPPLLSCTIITTDAPGELAQIHDRMPLVMPERDWDRWLDPDAPVDEELLTRPPDVHAIRMREVSTLVNNVRNNGPELLEPAKPEPEQARLL, encoded by the coding sequence ATGTGCGGACGGTTTGCGGTCACCACCGATCCGGCGCAGCTGGCCCAGAAGATCAAGGCGATCGACGAGACCACCGGCGCCGCCCCGAGCGACACGGCTCCCAACTACAACGTGGCGCCGACGTCGACCATCGCCACGGTGGTCAGCCGCCATTCCGAGCCCGAGGACGAGCCGACGCGACGGGTGCGGCTGATGCGCTGGGGATTGGTGCCGCCGTGGGCCAAAGCCGGACGGGACGGTGCGCCCGAGACCAAGGGGCCGATGCTGATCAACGCCCGCGCCGACAAGGTCACCAGCTCACCCGCCTTCCGGGTCAGCGCCAAGTCCAAGCGGTGCCTGATCCCGATGGACGGCTACTACGAGTGGCGGATCAACTCCGACGCCGCGGCCGGTAAAAAGCCCCGCAAGACGCCGTTCTTCATGTACTCCGAGGACGGCGAGCCGCTGTTCATGGCGGGCCTGTGGTCGGTCTGGAAGCCGGCCAAGGACGCACCGCCCCTGTTGAGCTGCACGATCATCACCACCGACGCGCCCGGGGAACTCGCGCAGATCCACGATCGGATGCCGTTGGTGATGCCCGAGCGGGACTGGGACCGCTGGCTCGATCCCGACGCCCCGGTCGACGAGGAGCTGCTGACCCGCCCGCCCGACGTGCACGCCATCCGCATGCGCGAGGTCTCCACGCTGGTCAACAACGTCCGCAACAACGGCCCGGAGTTGCTCGAGCCGGCCAAGCCGGAGCCCGAGCAGGCTCGGCTTCTCTAG
- the aroA gene encoding 3-phosphoshikimate 1-carboxyvinyltransferase has translation MTTWTAPLAPQPVHATVTVPGSKSQTNRALVLAALAAAQGRGTPTLSGALRSRDTDLMIGALRTLGLRVDGTGPALTVSGHIAPGPHARVDCGLAGTVLRFVPPLAALADAVVEFDGDEQARARPIAPLLDALRGLGVRIEGTALPFRVHGSGALAGGTVAIDASASSQFVSGLLLCAASFTEGLTVQHTGAALPSAPHIAMTVAMLRQAGVDVDDSVPNRWQVRPGPVAARHWEVEPDLTNAVPFLAAAVVSGGTVRITGWPADSVQPADNILSVLGKLNAVVSRTDSSLEVRGSGSYDGFDVDLRAVGELTPSVAALAALATPGSVSRLSGIAHLRGHETDRLAALSAEINRLGGDCTETPDGLVITATPLHSGVWHAYADHRMAMAGAIVGLRVAGVRVDDIGATSKTLPDFPRLWARMLDTSLPDGEEHGM, from the coding sequence GTGACTACGTGGACGGCCCCCCTCGCACCGCAACCGGTGCACGCGACCGTGACCGTTCCGGGTTCGAAGTCGCAGACCAACCGGGCCCTGGTGCTGGCGGCGCTGGCCGCCGCCCAGGGCCGGGGCACCCCGACCCTCAGCGGGGCGCTGCGCAGCCGCGACACCGACCTGATGATCGGCGCGCTGCGCACCCTGGGCCTGCGCGTCGACGGGACAGGCCCGGCACTGACCGTCAGCGGCCATATCGCGCCCGGACCACACGCCCGAGTCGACTGCGGGCTGGCCGGAACGGTGCTGCGGTTCGTTCCGCCCCTGGCGGCGCTGGCCGACGCGGTGGTGGAGTTTGACGGCGACGAGCAGGCCCGGGCCCGGCCGATCGCGCCGCTGCTGGACGCGCTGCGCGGGCTCGGCGTGCGCATCGAAGGCACCGCCCTGCCGTTCCGGGTGCACGGCAGCGGCGCGCTCGCCGGGGGCACCGTGGCCATCGACGCGTCGGCCTCCTCGCAGTTCGTCTCCGGGCTGTTGCTCTGCGCGGCCTCCTTCACCGAGGGCCTGACCGTGCAGCACACCGGCGCGGCGCTGCCGTCGGCCCCGCACATCGCGATGACGGTGGCGATGCTGCGCCAGGCCGGCGTCGACGTCGACGACTCGGTCCCCAACCGCTGGCAGGTACGGCCGGGGCCGGTCGCGGCCCGGCACTGGGAGGTGGAACCGGACCTGACCAACGCCGTTCCGTTCCTGGCGGCGGCCGTGGTCAGCGGCGGCACCGTGCGCATCACCGGCTGGCCGGCCGACAGCGTGCAACCCGCCGACAATATCCTGAGCGTGTTGGGCAAGCTGAATGCCGTTGTCTCCCGGACTGATTCGTCTCTGGAGGTGCGCGGCTCCGGGAGCTATGACGGTTTCGACGTCGACCTGCGCGCGGTCGGCGAGCTGACACCGTCGGTGGCCGCCCTGGCGGCGCTGGCCACGCCGGGATCGGTGTCGCGGCTGTCCGGCATCGCGCACCTGCGCGGCCACGAGACCGACCGGCTGGCCGCGCTGAGCGCCGAGATCAACCGCCTCGGCGGCGACTGCACCGAAACACCCGACGGCCTGGTGATCACCGCGACGCCGTTGCACTCCGGGGTGTGGCACGCCTACGCCGATCACCGGATGGCGATGGCCGGTGCGATCGTCGGGCTGCGGGTGGCCGGGGTCCGAGTCGACGACATCGGCGCCACCAGCAAGACGCTGCCGGACTTTCCGCGGCTGTGGGCCCGCATGCTGGACACCAGCCTGCCGGACGGGGAAGAGCACGGCATGTGA
- a CDS encoding TetR/AcrR family transcriptional regulator: protein MASDSRSRRRDGDERRRQLCDAAIRVLAEDGSRGLTHGQVDRYAGVPEGTTSYYYRTRAALLQGVGKRVAEIDVANLQSVIDEPLDPLSPFAHLARLTMMQASGPGLMLNRARHELLLGAARDPGLAETSQIFAGRINSMARDAIAHLQPDIRDPALLDAQTTAVTTFIAGVFTRLAAGDRNVGDAEQLAHLLEAVATAVALRAQRS from the coding sequence ATGGCATCCGACTCCCGATCCCGCAGGCGTGACGGCGACGAACGCCGCCGCCAGCTGTGTGACGCCGCGATCCGGGTGCTCGCCGAGGACGGCTCGCGCGGACTGACGCACGGGCAGGTCGACCGTTACGCCGGCGTCCCCGAGGGCACCACGTCGTACTACTACCGCACCCGTGCCGCGCTGCTGCAGGGAGTCGGCAAGCGGGTGGCCGAGATCGACGTCGCCAACCTGCAGTCGGTGATCGACGAGCCGCTCGATCCGCTGTCGCCGTTCGCGCACCTGGCGCGGCTCACCATGATGCAGGCCAGTGGGCCCGGGCTGATGTTGAACCGGGCGCGCCACGAGCTGCTGCTGGGCGCCGCCCGCGATCCCGGTCTGGCCGAAACCTCGCAGATTTTCGCCGGCCGGATCAACTCGATGGCCCGGGATGCCATCGCTCACCTCCAGCCCGACATCCGCGACCCCGCGCTGTTGGACGCGCAGACCACCGCCGTGACGACGTTCATCGCCGGCGTCTTCACCCGGCTGGCGGCCGGTGACCGCAACGTCGGCGACGCCGAGCAACTCGCCCATCTGCTGGAGGCGGTGGCCACCGCGGTGGCACTGCGGGCGCAGCGAAGTTAG
- a CDS encoding IS110 family transposase produces MCVELILGIDVACRAAHQASLARPDGTYVWTGRKFFTRPADLEKLWKVIGLSEQDTVRVVMEPTRNAWVPLASWFRHHGARISMVPTTQSADLRAYYSKHTKNDHLDSKLLARLPLLHPEGLRDHSGDGPGEPLRRLVKIRSSIVKRRTAVFQRLDAQLELLGPAWYDALGSNYGKAALALLARYADPHSLIRLGHARLTRFLIRHSRGAWREPHATLLLTAAQESLQLWGSGANARIDFAELAADIATEAEQAQMLTEQIDDLDERAANLYAEADPRGIIASAPGVGPVTCAVIAGRIGDPHRFHSLAAIRAYSGLVPKVNQSGQAEQRHGLTKAGDPLLREALFAAADQARKSDPQLAAKYKRLMSTERHHDSAICHIATILLTRIATCWRAGAHYVLRDTDGRPITFEEGRRIVRAHHTVDKKTRINAASKRYSQRQKGRTGREQQESLRAPIHRPVHPSIKPTEVA; encoded by the coding sequence ATGTGCGTGGAACTGATTTTGGGTATCGACGTGGCGTGCCGGGCTGCTCATCAAGCATCGCTGGCCCGTCCCGATGGGACGTATGTGTGGACCGGACGAAAGTTCTTCACCCGGCCCGCCGACCTCGAAAAGCTCTGGAAAGTAATCGGACTCAGCGAGCAAGACACCGTGCGGGTGGTGATGGAGCCCACCCGCAACGCATGGGTTCCGCTGGCATCCTGGTTTCGTCATCACGGCGCCCGGATCTCGATGGTGCCCACCACCCAGTCAGCAGACCTGCGCGCCTACTACTCCAAGCACACCAAAAATGACCATCTGGACTCCAAGCTGTTGGCCCGGTTGCCCTTGCTGCATCCAGAGGGGCTGCGTGACCACAGCGGCGACGGGCCCGGCGAACCGCTGCGGCGCCTGGTCAAGATCCGCTCCTCGATCGTCAAGCGCCGCACCGCAGTCTTCCAGCGCCTTGACGCCCAGCTCGAGCTCCTCGGTCCAGCCTGGTACGACGCGCTGGGATCCAACTATGGCAAGGCCGCGCTGGCACTGCTGGCCCGCTACGCCGACCCGCACAGCCTGATCCGTCTCGGCCATGCCCGCCTGACCCGCTTCCTGATCCGCCACTCCCGCGGCGCCTGGCGCGAACCACACGCCACCCTGCTGTTGACCGCCGCCCAAGAATCGCTGCAGCTATGGGGATCTGGCGCTAATGCCCGCATCGACTTCGCCGAACTGGCCGCCGACATCGCTACCGAAGCCGAGCAAGCCCAGATGCTCACCGAGCAGATCGACGACCTCGACGAGCGCGCCGCCAACCTCTACGCCGAGGCCGACCCGCGCGGCATCATCGCCTCAGCACCCGGCGTCGGGCCCGTCACCTGTGCGGTCATCGCCGGCCGCATCGGCGACCCGCACCGGTTCCACTCCCTAGCCGCCATCCGCGCCTACTCCGGCCTCGTCCCCAAGGTCAACCAGTCCGGACAAGCAGAACAGCGCCACGGACTCACCAAAGCCGGTGACCCGCTGCTGCGCGAAGCCCTCTTCGCCGCCGCTGACCAAGCCCGCAAGAGCGACCCGCAACTGGCCGCGAAATACAAACGCCTGATGAGCACCGAGCGCCACCACGATTCGGCGATCTGCCACATTGCCACCATCCTGCTCACCCGCATCGCCACCTGCTGGCGCGCCGGAGCGCACTACGTGCTGCGCGACACCGACGGACGACCCATCACCTTCGAAGAAGGACGCCGCATCGTCCGCGCCCACCACACCGTCGACAAGAAGACTCGCATCAACGCTGCCTCCAAGCGCTACTCCCAGCGCCAAAAAGGCAGGACGGGCCGGGAACAACAGGAGTCGCTACGCGCTCCAATTCACCGGCCCGTCCACCCCAGCATAAAACCCACCGAAGTAGCTTGA
- a CDS encoding winged helix-turn-helix transcriptional regulator yields the protein MTLLQGPLADRDAWSAVGECAIEKTMAVVGTKSAMLIMREAYYGTTRFDDFARRVGITKAATSARLAELVELGLLKRRPYREPGQRSRDEYVLTQAGIDFMPVVWAMFEWGRRHLPGRHRLQLTHVGCGTEVGVEIRCAEGHLVPPDELGMRLAKKSG from the coding sequence ATGACACTGCTGCAGGGGCCGCTGGCCGACCGCGATGCCTGGTCGGCGGTGGGGGAGTGCGCGATCGAGAAGACGATGGCCGTCGTCGGCACCAAGTCCGCGATGCTGATCATGCGCGAGGCGTACTACGGCACCACCCGGTTCGACGACTTCGCCCGGCGGGTGGGCATCACCAAGGCGGCCACTTCCGCGCGGCTGGCGGAGCTGGTCGAGCTCGGGCTGCTGAAACGGCGGCCGTATCGGGAACCCGGGCAGCGCAGCCGCGACGAGTACGTGCTCACCCAGGCCGGAATCGACTTCATGCCGGTGGTGTGGGCGATGTTCGAGTGGGGCCGGCGTCATCTGCCGGGGCGTCACCGGTTGCAGCTGACCCACGTGGGCTGCGGCACCGAGGTCGGCGTCGAAATCCGTTGCGCCGAAGGGCATTTGGTGCCGCCCGACGAACTGGGTATGCGGTTGGCTAAGAAGTCTGGTTGA
- a CDS encoding thiolase family protein, which produces MNRDAVIVGAVRTPIGKGKASGALHDVLPADLLAHSLRELVARTGVDPAQIDDVIAGAVTQVGDQAVNIARNALLGAGFPESVPGVTIDRQCGSSQQAISFAAQGVIAGAYDVVIAAGVESTGRVPMGSQVLPGSNPFGEAMNARYPEGLVPQGISAELIAAKWGFSRTQLDEFSAASHEKAARATKDGLFDNELIPIAGLATDEFIRPGTTVQTLAGLQPAFYSEATEARFPQINWEITAGNSSPLSDGSAAVLITSSETAARLGLRPLARIHTTAVVGSDPLYMLTGVIPATEKVLSKAGLTLADIDLFEVNEAFAPVVLAWAQDTGADLDKTNVNGGAIAIGHPLGASGARIMTTLVNALEQRGGRYGLQTMCEGGGMANATIIERLS; this is translated from the coding sequence ATGAACCGCGACGCCGTCATCGTCGGAGCCGTCCGCACCCCGATCGGCAAGGGCAAGGCCAGTGGTGCGCTGCACGACGTGTTGCCCGCCGACCTGCTGGCCCACAGCCTGCGGGAGCTGGTGGCGCGCACCGGAGTCGATCCGGCGCAGATCGACGACGTCATCGCCGGCGCCGTCACCCAGGTCGGCGACCAGGCGGTCAACATCGCACGAAACGCGTTGCTGGGAGCGGGTTTCCCGGAGTCGGTTCCCGGTGTCACCATCGACCGCCAGTGCGGCAGCAGCCAGCAGGCGATCAGCTTCGCGGCCCAGGGCGTCATCGCCGGCGCCTATGACGTGGTGATCGCCGCCGGGGTGGAGTCGACGGGCCGCGTCCCGATGGGCTCCCAGGTGCTGCCCGGCAGCAACCCGTTCGGCGAGGCGATGAACGCCCGCTATCCCGAAGGCCTGGTGCCGCAAGGGATCAGCGCCGAACTGATCGCCGCGAAGTGGGGATTCTCGCGCACCCAGCTCGACGAGTTCTCCGCCGCCAGCCACGAGAAGGCCGCCCGCGCCACCAAGGACGGGCTGTTCGACAACGAGCTCATCCCGATCGCCGGGCTGGCCACCGACGAGTTCATCCGGCCCGGGACCACGGTGCAGACGCTGGCCGGACTACAGCCCGCGTTCTACAGCGAAGCCACCGAAGCCCGCTTCCCGCAGATCAATTGGGAGATCACGGCCGGCAACTCCTCGCCGCTGTCCGACGGCAGCGCCGCGGTGCTGATCACCAGCAGCGAGACCGCCGCACGACTGGGTCTGCGGCCGCTGGCCCGGATCCACACCACCGCCGTGGTCGGCTCCGACCCGCTCTACATGCTGACCGGCGTGATTCCGGCCACCGAGAAGGTGCTGTCGAAGGCGGGCCTGACGCTGGCCGACATCGACCTGTTCGAGGTGAACGAGGCGTTCGCCCCCGTCGTGCTGGCCTGGGCGCAGGACACCGGCGCGGATCTGGACAAGACCAACGTCAACGGCGGGGCGATCGCGATCGGACATCCGTTGGGGGCCAGCGGCGCCCGCATCATGACCACTCTGGTCAACGCGCTGGAGCAACGCGGCGGAAGGTATGGCCTGCAGACGATGTGCGAGGGCGGCGGCATGGCCAACGCCACCATCATCGAGCGGTTGAGTTAG
- a CDS encoding HNH endonuclease signature motif containing protein, which yields MSSDREAVSAAFDAIDAALDDLLDCDYAALATREKLALLTRCEELRRRLPAVEHPLINALARDASPAELGGRLSHAIAEATLISRAEAARRVHTAADLSPRVGLTGEPLPPLLAATAARQREGSLGPEQVAVIRKFCHQLPGWIDQATRERAETDLAREGTRYRPEHLAALAGTLADCLNPDGLYRDEDRARRRSLTLGNQHADGMSELRGLLTPELRATLEAVLAKLAAPGMCNPLDENPCVDGTPTEQAIDGDTRSAAQRNHDGLLAGLRALLASGNLGQHNGLPASIIVTTTLADLETAAGRGLTGGGTLLPMSDVIRLSRHAHHYLAIFDHGKALALYHTKRLASPAQRIVLYAKDRGCTAPGCTVPGYYAEVHHCTDYATCHTTNINDLTFACGPHHRLLQPGAWTTHKNTRGETQWLPPPHLDRNQPRTNTFHHPEKLLQGEDGGEDDDGDDDEAA from the coding sequence ATGAGTAGTGATCGGGAGGCGGTGTCGGCGGCGTTCGACGCCATCGATGCCGCCTTGGACGATCTGCTCGACTGCGACTACGCCGCGTTGGCCACGCGCGAGAAGTTGGCGTTGCTGACCCGCTGCGAGGAACTGCGCCGGCGGCTGCCCGCGGTCGAGCATCCACTGATCAACGCGCTGGCCCGCGACGCCAGCCCGGCGGAGTTGGGTGGCCGGCTTTCGCACGCGATCGCCGAGGCCACCCTGATCAGCCGCGCCGAGGCCGCCCGGCGGGTACACACCGCCGCCGACCTGAGCCCCCGCGTCGGGCTGACCGGGGAACCGTTGCCGCCGCTGCTGGCGGCCACCGCCGCGCGGCAACGAGAGGGGTCGTTGGGTCCCGAGCAGGTGGCCGTGATCCGTAAGTTCTGCCACCAGCTGCCCGGCTGGATCGACCAGGCAACCCGCGAGCGCGCCGAAACCGACCTGGCCAGGGAAGGCACCCGGTATCGGCCCGAACACCTCGCCGCGTTGGCCGGCACGCTGGCCGATTGCCTCAACCCCGACGGCCTCTACCGCGACGAAGACCGCGCCCGCCGCCGCAGCCTCACCCTCGGCAACCAACACGCCGACGGCATGTCCGAACTCCGCGGACTACTGACCCCCGAACTACGTGCCACCCTCGAAGCCGTGCTGGCCAAACTCGCCGCCCCCGGCATGTGCAACCCCCTCGACGAAAACCCGTGCGTGGACGGCACGCCTACCGAGCAGGCCATCGACGGGGACACCCGCTCGGCGGCCCAGCGCAACCACGATGGGCTGCTGGCCGGCCTGCGCGCCCTGCTGGCCTCAGGAAACCTCGGCCAACACAACGGGCTACCGGCCTCCATCATCGTCACCACCACCCTGGCCGACCTCGAAACCGCCGCCGGGCGGGGCCTCACCGGCGGGGGCACCCTGCTGCCCATGTCCGATGTGATCCGGCTATCCCGCCACGCCCACCACTACCTCGCGATCTTCGACCACGGCAAAGCCCTGGCCCTGTATCACACCAAACGCCTGGCCTCCCCCGCACAGCGCATCGTGTTATACGCCAAAGACCGCGGCTGCACCGCCCCCGGCTGCACCGTCCCCGGCTACTACGCCGAAGTGCACCACTGCACCGACTACGCCACCTGCCACACCACCAACATCAACGACCTGACCTTCGCCTGCGGACCCCACCACCGCCTCCTGCAACCCGGCGCCTGGACCACCCACAAAAACACACGCGGCGAAACCCAATGGCTCCCACCACCCCACCTAGACCGAAACCAACCCCGCACCAACACCTTCCACCACCCCGAAAAACTCCTACAGGGTGAGGACGGGGGTGAAGACGACGACGGCGATGACGACGAGGCGGCGTAG
- a CDS encoding SDR family NAD(P)-dependent oxidoreductase, translating to MGLRGLADKVAVVVGGATGIGAATAARLAGEGCRVIIGDVAVDAARQTADRIAAAGGTATQVAFDLADPASVAALIDRATTTYGGMDLLFNVGADMSTIRADTDVVDIDFDVWDRVMTVSLRGYVAAMKYAIPRMLDRGGGAIVNMSSAAAFQGEPARPAYATAKAGIGALTRHVASRWGKDNIRCNAVAPGFTATETIRSVPQWPELEAAALKRIRGPRVGDPADVAALVAFLLSAEGDWINGQVINIDGGTVLR from the coding sequence ATGGGTCTTCGCGGTCTGGCGGACAAGGTCGCTGTCGTGGTCGGTGGGGCCACCGGCATCGGTGCGGCGACGGCCGCCCGGCTGGCCGGGGAAGGCTGCCGCGTGATCATCGGCGACGTGGCAGTCGACGCCGCGCGGCAGACGGCCGACCGCATCGCCGCCGCCGGCGGCACGGCGACCCAGGTGGCCTTCGACCTCGCCGACCCGGCGTCGGTCGCCGCCCTGATCGACCGTGCCACAACGACTTACGGCGGCATGGACCTGCTGTTCAACGTGGGCGCCGACATGAGCACCATCCGGGCCGACACCGACGTGGTCGATATCGACTTCGACGTCTGGGACCGGGTGATGACGGTCAGCCTGCGCGGTTATGTGGCCGCCATGAAATACGCCATCCCGCGCATGCTGGACCGCGGCGGAGGGGCCATCGTCAACATGTCATCGGCCGCGGCGTTTCAGGGTGAGCCCGCCCGGCCGGCCTATGCCACCGCGAAAGCCGGCATCGGCGCTCTCACCCGCCACGTCGCGTCGCGGTGGGGCAAGGACAACATCCGGTGCAACGCGGTCGCGCCCGGGTTCACCGCCACCGAGACCATCCGGTCGGTGCCGCAATGGCCGGAGCTGGAAGCCGCCGCGCTCAAGCGAATTCGTGGGCCGCGCGTCGGCGACCCGGCCGACGTCGCCGCGTTGGTCGCGTTTCTGCTCTCCGCCGAGGGTGATTGGATCAACGGTCAGGTCATCAACATCGACGGCGGCACCGTCCTTCGCTGA
- the rsgA gene encoding ribosome small subunit-dependent GTPase A, giving the protein MRPGDYDESDVKIRSGRGSRPRTKTRPEHADARAAMVVSVDRGRWGCVLGGDPDRRVTAMRARELGRTPIVVGDDVDVVGDLSGRPDTLARIVRRGERRTVLRRTADDTDPTERVVVANADQLLIVVALADPPPRTGLVDRALIAAYAGGLVPILCLTKTDLAPPEPFAQQFADLDLTVVAAGRDDPLPAVADLLAGKITVLLGHSGVGKSTLVNRLVPDADRAVGAVTEIGKGRHTSTQSVALPLTERLGTTGWVIDTPGIRSFGLAHIQPDDVVMAFSDLAEAIADCPRGCGHMGPPADPECALDTLTGPAARRVAAARRLLDALNQTS; this is encoded by the coding sequence GTGAGGCCCGGCGACTACGACGAGTCCGACGTCAAGATCCGCTCCGGCCGCGGTTCCCGGCCGCGCACCAAGACCCGTCCCGAGCACGCCGACGCGCGGGCCGCCATGGTGGTCAGCGTCGACCGCGGCCGCTGGGGATGCGTGCTGGGCGGCGACCCGGACCGCCGGGTCACCGCGATGCGGGCGCGCGAACTCGGTCGCACGCCGATCGTGGTCGGCGATGACGTCGACGTCGTGGGCGACCTGTCCGGGCGGCCGGACACGCTGGCCCGCATCGTGCGTCGCGGCGAGCGCCGAACGGTGTTGCGGCGCACCGCCGATGACACCGATCCGACCGAGCGGGTGGTGGTCGCCAACGCCGACCAGCTGCTGATCGTGGTGGCGCTGGCCGATCCGCCGCCGCGCACCGGCCTGGTGGACCGGGCGCTGATCGCCGCCTACGCCGGCGGGCTGGTGCCGATCCTGTGCCTGACCAAGACCGACCTGGCCCCGCCGGAGCCGTTCGCGCAGCAGTTCGCCGACCTCGACCTGACCGTGGTGGCCGCGGGCCGCGACGATCCCCTGCCCGCGGTGGCCGACCTGCTCGCGGGCAAGATCACCGTGCTGCTCGGGCATTCCGGCGTCGGCAAGTCGACGTTGGTGAACCGCCTGGTGCCCGACGCGGACCGGGCCGTCGGCGCGGTGACCGAGATCGGCAAGGGGCGGCACACCTCGACACAGTCGGTGGCGCTGCCGTTGACCGAGCGGCTGGGCACCACCGGCTGGGTGATCGACACGCCGGGCATCCGGTCCTTCGGCCTGGCCCACATCCAGCCCGACGACGTCGTGATGGCGTTCTCGGACCTGGCGGAGGCCATCGCGGACTGCCCGCGCGGCTGCGGGCACATGGGACCGCCCGCCGACCCCGAATGCGCCCTGGACACGCTGACCGGACCCGCCGCCCGCCGCGTCGCCGCCGCCCGACGGCTGCTGGACGCGCTCAACCAGACTTCTTAG